One Candidatus Methylomirabilota bacterium genomic window carries:
- a CDS encoding AI-2E family transporter — MIFIVLGVALVLWLLHALKGVLLLVVLAVFFAYLVSPLVDLCRRRIPVRGRTREVPRGLAIVIVYLMLFGSLGGALYLLLPRLGSQTAQFAQQAPAYFAHVRERVQGWSRVIKPERFPAAVREALDSVPARTMTAAGQQTSTALAGLVALLGFLPWLVLVPILAFFLLKDADSFRRGALLMVPRGRLRWRVDDLLRDVNRVLAAYVRAQLLACLLVGVVCTIGFILINVPYALVLGLLAGLLEFIPLVGPLVIAGIAVLVASFHSLALAFLVLLFLGVLRLAQDYVVYPRLIGHGVRLHPLAVILAILCGAELGGVAGIFLAIPAVAVLSVGYQHWLAHRAASMADVVSSAVPPRSASELSSDEPQGLGRPRP, encoded by the coding sequence GTGATCTTCATCGTGCTCGGTGTCGCGCTCGTCCTCTGGCTGCTCCACGCCCTCAAGGGCGTCCTTCTGCTGGTGGTGCTGGCGGTCTTCTTCGCGTACCTGGTGAGTCCACTTGTCGACCTCTGTCGTCGTCGCATACCGGTGCGCGGCCGCACGCGGGAGGTGCCTCGGGGACTGGCGATTGTGATTGTGTATCTTATGCTGTTCGGCTCCCTCGGCGGCGCCCTCTACCTCTTGCTGCCCCGACTCGGTAGCCAGACGGCGCAGTTCGCGCAACAGGCACCGGCCTATTTCGCTCATGTCCGCGAGCGTGTGCAGGGGTGGAGCAGAGTGATCAAGCCTGAGCGATTTCCGGCGGCCGTCCGCGAGGCGCTTGACAGCGTGCCGGCGCGCACGATGACGGCAGCCGGGCAGCAAACGAGCACCGCCCTGGCGGGTCTGGTCGCCCTGCTTGGATTCCTGCCGTGGCTCGTCCTCGTGCCGATCCTGGCCTTCTTCCTCCTGAAGGATGCGGATAGCTTCCGTCGCGGGGCGCTGCTGATGGTACCGCGGGGTCGTCTGCGCTGGCGGGTCGACGACCTGCTTCGTGACGTGAACCGCGTGCTCGCTGCTTACGTTCGGGCCCAGTTGCTGGCCTGTCTGCTGGTCGGGGTCGTCTGTACGATTGGATTCATCCTCATCAACGTACCGTATGCTCTCGTGCTCGGCCTGTTAGCCGGCCTCCTGGAGTTCATTCCGCTGGTGGGACCGCTCGTGATCGCCGGCATTGCCGTGCTGGTAGCGAGCTTCCACTCGCTCGCGCTCGCATTTCTGGTCTTGCTCTTCTTGGGTGTACTGCGGCTCGCGCAGGACTACGTCGTCTATCCGCGACTCATCGGGCACGGAGTGCGGCTGCATCCGCTGGCGGTGATCCTGGCGATTCTCTGCGGCGCCGAGCTTGGGGGTGTGGCTGGCATCTTCCTGGCGATTCCGGCCGTCGCCGTTCTGTCAGTCGGTTATCAGCATTGGCTGGCGCACCGGGCCGCGTCGATGGCGGACGTTGTCAGCTCCGCGGTGCCGCCCCGCAGCGCGTCGGAGCTCTCGAGCGACGAGCCCCAGGGCCTCGGCAGGCCGCGGCCCTAG
- a CDS encoding response regulator, producing the protein MHDSPLDGVRVLVVEDHGLVREVISRRLVECGAAVTAAGGVAEALEALERERPDVVLSDIKMADEDGYALIRRLRAAKSVDARNW; encoded by the coding sequence GTGCATGATTCCCCGCTGGACGGGGTGCGTGTGCTGGTCGTGGAAGACCACGGGCTCGTGCGCGAGGTCATCAGCCGGCGTCTCGTGGAGTGTGGCGCGGCGGTGACCGCCGCCGGCGGGGTGGCGGAAGCGCTCGAAGCCCTGGAACGAGAGCGGCCCGATGTCGTGCTCTCGGATATCAAGATGGCCGACGAGGATGGCTACGCGCTGATCCGGAGGCTGCGTGCGGCGAAGTCGGTGGACGCTCGGAACTGGTGA
- a CDS encoding sigma-54 dependent transcriptional regulator produces MYNLVAAQGGNGSGGRRAAVDLDLLFQNSERMRAVGDVVRRAADTNATILLQGESGTGKEMVARAIHSISDRQDKPFMKINCASLPGDLLESELFGHEKGAFTGAHRRKPGKFELAHRGTFLLDEIGEMPLGLQAKLLHVLQDCQFFRVGGSEVITSDARLIAATNKDLASIMTTGLFREDLYYRLNVVAISMPPLRERREEIPVLVEYFMSRFCRQYNRDALKISAGTIRLLQDYAWPGNVRELENMIKRAVVLQTEALIAQELAFRSEKPCTQQPEGAVPAAAPLHQAPSTPVTEMGLKDIARHAARAAEKAVIKEVLEKVRWNRAEAARLLKISYKAMLYKIRQVGLADRPEPGFGKK; encoded by the coding sequence ATGTACAACCTTGTCGCGGCACAGGGTGGGAACGGCTCGGGCGGCCGCCGGGCGGCGGTGGACCTTGATTTACTGTTCCAGAACAGCGAGCGGATGCGGGCGGTCGGAGATGTCGTCCGGCGCGCGGCCGACACGAACGCCACGATCCTGCTTCAGGGTGAGAGTGGCACTGGCAAGGAGATGGTGGCGCGGGCCATCCACTCCATTTCCGACCGACAAGACAAGCCATTCATGAAGATCAACTGCGCGTCGTTGCCGGGGGACCTGCTCGAGTCCGAGCTGTTCGGCCACGAAAAGGGCGCCTTTACTGGAGCCCATCGTCGAAAGCCGGGTAAGTTCGAGCTTGCCCATCGAGGCACCTTCCTTCTCGACGAGATCGGGGAGATGCCGCTGGGGCTACAGGCCAAGCTGCTCCACGTCCTTCAGGATTGCCAGTTCTTTCGGGTCGGAGGCAGCGAGGTCATCACCTCGGACGCTCGACTGATCGCGGCCACCAACAAGGATCTGGCTTCGATAATGACGACCGGGCTGTTCCGCGAGGACCTGTATTACCGGCTCAACGTGGTGGCCATCTCCATGCCGCCACTCCGAGAGCGCCGGGAGGAGATTCCGGTCCTCGTGGAGTACTTCATGAGCCGCTTCTGCCGACAGTACAACCGGGACGCCTTGAAGATCTCGGCGGGAACCATCCGATTGCTCCAGGACTACGCCTGGCCTGGCAACGTCCGGGAGCTCGAGAACATGATCAAGCGCGCCGTGGTGCTCCAGACCGAGGCACTGATCGCGCAGGAGCTCGCGTTCCGGAGCGAGAAACCTTGTACCCAACAGCCGGAGGGCGCCGTGCCGGCCGCAGCACCGTTACACCAGGCGCCCTCGACGCCCGTGACGGAGATGGGGCTGAAGGACATCGCCCGGCACGCGGCCAGGGCGGCCGAGAAGGCGGTGATCAAGGAAGTGCTCGAGAAAGTGCGCTGGAACCGGGCGGAAGCCGCGCGGCTCCTCAAGATCAGCTACAAGGCGATGCTGTACAAGATCCGGCAGGTCGGCCTCGCCGATCGTCCCGAGCCGGGCTTTGGTAAAAAATGA
- the groES gene encoding co-chaperone GroES: MKIRPLHDRILVEREEEKEVKKGGIIIPDTAKEKPQEGKVIAVGNGRVNEDGKKIPLDVKAGDKILFGKYSGSEVKVDDQEYLIMKEEDVLAIIG; this comes from the coding sequence GTCCGTTACATGATCGCATCCTCGTCGAGCGCGAGGAGGAGAAGGAAGTCAAGAAGGGTGGCATCATCATTCCGGATACCGCGAAGGAGAAGCCGCAAGAGGGCAAGGTCATCGCGGTGGGCAACGGGAGGGTGAACGAAGACGGCAAGAAGATCCCGCTGGACGTGAAGGCCGGCGACAAGATCCTCTTCGGCAAGTACTCGGGCTCCGAGGTGAAGGTCGACGACCAGGAGTACCTGATCATGAAGGAAGAGGACGTGCTCGCGATCATCGGGTAG
- the groL gene encoding chaperonin GroEL (60 kDa chaperone family; promotes refolding of misfolded polypeptides especially under stressful conditions; forms two stacked rings of heptamers to form a barrel-shaped 14mer; ends can be capped by GroES; misfolded proteins enter the barrel where they are refolded when GroES binds), with protein sequence MPKQLLFSDEGRAALLRGVNIMASAVKATMGPKGRNVVIDKKFGSPTITKDGVTVAKEIELKDNYEDMGAQMIKEVASKTSDIAGDGTTTATVLAQAIVRDGLKNVTAGANPMGLKRGIDKAVEVVVAELKKMSKSTKDKKEIAQVASIASNNDKTIGDLVAEAMEKVGKDGVITVEESKSAETALDVVEGMQFDRGYLSPYFVTDPERMEVVLEDALILIYEKKLSVMKDMLPLLEQVARVGKPFLIVAEDVEGEALATLVVNKLRGTLHCAAVKAPGFGDRRKAMLEDIATLTGGKAITEDLGIKLENIKLEDLGKAKKVVIDKDNTTIIDGAGKTAVIEGRIKQIRAQIEETTSDYDREKLQERLAKLAGGVAVIKVGAATETAMKEKKARVEDALNATRAAVEEGIVAGGGVALLRASTSIDGVKLEGDEKVGAMIVKRALEEPIRQIVENAGLEGSVVVEKVKAEKVVTRGFDAESLEFVDMIQAGIIDPTKVERVALENAASVASLLLTTEALITDLPEEKSAVAPPMPHGDF encoded by the coding sequence ATGCCGAAGCAGCTCCTGTTCAGTGACGAGGGGCGGGCCGCCCTGCTCCGCGGCGTCAACATCATGGCGTCGGCCGTGAAGGCCACGATGGGCCCCAAGGGGCGCAATGTGGTCATCGACAAGAAGTTCGGAAGCCCGACCATCACCAAGGACGGGGTGACGGTCGCGAAGGAGATCGAGCTCAAGGACAACTATGAGGACATGGGAGCCCAGATGATCAAGGAGGTGGCCTCCAAGACCTCCGACATCGCCGGGGACGGGACGACGACGGCGACCGTGCTGGCGCAGGCGATCGTCCGCGACGGGCTGAAGAACGTCACGGCCGGGGCCAACCCCATGGGGCTCAAGCGGGGTATCGACAAGGCGGTCGAGGTCGTCGTCGCTGAGCTGAAGAAGATGTCGAAGTCCACGAAGGACAAGAAGGAGATCGCCCAGGTCGCCTCCATCGCCTCCAACAACGACAAGACCATCGGCGACCTGGTCGCCGAGGCCATGGAGAAGGTGGGCAAGGACGGGGTCATCACGGTCGAGGAGTCCAAGTCCGCCGAGACCGCGCTGGACGTGGTCGAGGGCATGCAGTTCGACCGCGGGTATCTCTCGCCGTACTTCGTCACCGACCCCGAGCGCATGGAGGTTGTGCTCGAGGATGCGCTGATCCTGATCTATGAGAAGAAGCTGAGCGTGATGAAGGACATGCTGCCGCTACTGGAGCAGGTGGCTCGCGTGGGCAAGCCGTTCCTGATCGTCGCCGAGGACGTGGAGGGGGAGGCCCTGGCCACCCTGGTGGTGAACAAGCTGCGTGGCACGCTGCACTGCGCTGCGGTGAAGGCGCCGGGCTTCGGCGATCGCCGCAAGGCCATGCTGGAAGACATCGCGACTCTGACCGGCGGCAAGGCCATCACCGAGGACCTCGGCATCAAGCTCGAGAACATCAAGCTGGAGGACTTGGGCAAGGCGAAAAAGGTAGTCATCGACAAGGACAACACCACGATCATCGATGGGGCCGGCAAGACCGCGGTCATCGAGGGGCGCATCAAGCAGATCCGGGCCCAGATCGAGGAGACCACCTCGGACTACGATCGGGAGAAGCTGCAGGAGCGGCTGGCCAAGCTGGCCGGCGGCGTCGCGGTCATCAAGGTGGGGGCCGCGACCGAGACGGCCATGAAGGAGAAGAAGGCCCGCGTGGAGGACGCGCTCAACGCGACGCGCGCGGCCGTGGAGGAAGGCATCGTAGCGGGCGGCGGGGTGGCGCTGCTGCGCGCCTCGACGTCGATCGACGGGGTGAAGCTGGAAGGCGACGAGAAGGTCGGCGCCATGATCGTCAAGCGCGCGCTCGAGGAGCCCATTCGCCAGATCGTGGAGAATGCGGGGCTCGAGGGCAGCGTGGTCGTGGAGAAGGTCAAGGCGGAGAAGGTGGTGACCCGCGGCTTCGATGCGGAGTCGCTCGAGTTCGTGGACATGATCCAGGCCGGTATCATCGACCCCACCAAGGTGGAGCGGGTGGCGCTGGAGAACGCGGCATCGGTGGCGTCGCTCCTGCTGACCACGGAGGCGCTCATCACCGATCTGCCCGAGGAGAAGTCCGCGGTAGCCCCGCCGATGCCACACGGGGACTTCTAG
- a CDS encoding fatty acid desaturase, which translates to MPYHWWIVPLIAFTLTQIAVIATSVYLHRGLAHRALRLDRVTDACCRAVLWLTTGQSRREWVAVHRKHHTFTDREGDPHSPQLLGFWHVQFWNVYYYMREARNPETIRTFAPDIAEDWLDRVVFSRGLTGLALGIALLCSVFGMWVGLMAGLTHAILYVFVLAPLINGLGHWRGAQNFGNTAYNSRVLAWVTGGESLHNNHHAHPRAPKFSMRRFEFDPSWVVVRCLAAVRLVKIVGAPVKLARTSS; encoded by the coding sequence GTGCCATATCACTGGTGGATCGTCCCGCTGATCGCCTTCACGCTGACCCAGATCGCCGTCATCGCCACATCCGTCTATCTGCACCGCGGGCTCGCGCATCGCGCGCTACGCCTGGATCGGGTCACGGACGCGTGCTGCCGGGCTGTACTCTGGCTCACCACCGGCCAGAGCCGGCGTGAGTGGGTCGCCGTGCATCGCAAGCATCACACCTTCACGGACCGGGAGGGAGACCCTCACAGCCCTCAGCTGCTGGGGTTCTGGCATGTCCAGTTCTGGAACGTCTACTACTACATGCGGGAAGCCCGCAACCCGGAGACTATCCGAACGTTTGCGCCCGACATCGCAGAGGACTGGCTGGATCGGGTGGTCTTCTCCCGGGGACTGACGGGCCTCGCGCTCGGCATCGCGCTGCTGTGCTCGGTGTTCGGGATGTGGGTCGGCCTGATGGCCGGGCTGACGCACGCAATCCTATATGTTTTCGTGCTGGCCCCGCTGATCAACGGCCTCGGGCACTGGCGAGGGGCTCAAAACTTTGGCAACACGGCCTATAACTCCCGGGTACTCGCCTGGGTGACGGGCGGAGAGAGTCTCCACAACAATCATCATGCACACCCGCGCGCACCGAAGTTCAGCATGCGACGGTTTGAGTTCGATCCGTCGTGGGTGGTGGTTCGTTGCCTCGCGGCGGTCAGACTCGTCAAGATTGTCGGCGCGCCTGTCAAGCTTGCACGTACCTCGAGTTGA